The following are from one region of the Gambusia affinis linkage group LG02, SWU_Gaff_1.0, whole genome shotgun sequence genome:
- the LOC122821537 gene encoding zona pellucida sperm-binding protein 3-like — protein MGFADFSVVLLLIVSLVFSVSDAIRTLKEGPMIDAEGREYKTVSLEDFSRPNPDIKTTVRLECTEVSMIIFIQANFYNNGRLVSPQELFLGDAKYWKNKQCQAVDAGDGEYIIEADLKDCGSKLMVTGNNLIYSNNLILSPAVGSLGITRATEAVVPVSCRYKRVHSVSSTVQQQPLSVSIFSRLPMGSSPFSLRLKTDDWSGEKYSNTVYLGDPLHLEVLYTGLEQRKLFINFCVATLTPDSTSVPRYCFIENYGCFVDARDGGVNSVFKPRSTTSSLQFQFDAFLFQDDLRNTVFVTCEVKATRQLWKSSPTNKFCNYINSSWKNVDGPDGVCQCCNGICSKWTSKDDVCDTLTLGPFIVIPRK, from the exons ATGGggtttgcagatttttctgtggttttgctGCTGATTGTATCCTTAGTTTTTAGCGTCTCAGATGCTATTAGAACTCTAAAAGAAGGTCCAATGATTGATGCTGAAGGAAGGGAATATAAAACTGTTAGCCTGGAAGACTTCAGCAGACCAAACCCTGACATCAAAACCACTGTCCGATTGGAGTGCACTGAAGTTTCCATGATCATTTTCATCCAGGCTAACTTCTACAACAATGGTCGTCTAGTGTCCCCACAAGAGCTATTTTTGGGAGATGCCAAGTACTGGAAGAACAAACAGTGCCAAGCTGTTGATGCTGGTGATGGAGAATATATTATAGAAGCTGACCTAAAGGACTGTGGCTCTAAATTAATG GTTACTGGCAACAATTTGATCTACTCAAACAACTTGATACTTTCTCCAGCCGTTGGTTCTCTGGGCATCACAAGGGCTACTGAAGCTGTTGTTCCAGTTTCTTGCCGTTACAAAAG GGTCCACTCTGTGAGCAGCACTGTCCAGCAGCAACCCTtatctgtttccattttttcaaGGCTTCCTATGGGAAGCTCTCCCTTTTCTCTGAGGCTGAAAACtg ATGACTGGTCAGGTGAGAAGTATTCCAACACAGTTTACCTTGGTGACCCCCTGCACCTCGAGGTCTTGTACACTGGTCTGGAGCAAAGGAAGCTTTTCATTAACTTCTGTGTTGCCACTCTGACTCCTGATTCTACATCAGTACCCAGATATTGCTTCATTGAAAACTATGG ctGCTTTGTTGATGCCAGAGATGGAGGTGTAAATTCAGTCTTCAAACCCAGATCGACAACCAGTTCACTTCAATTCCAGTTTGATGCGTTCTTGTTTCAAGATGACTTGAGGAACACT GTATTTGTAACTTGTGAGGTTAAAGCTACACGCCAGCTGTGGAAGAGCAGCCCCACAAATAAATTCTGCAATTACATTAATTCGAG CTGGAAGAATGTGGATGGACCTGA
- the bola3 gene encoding bolA-like protein 3, with product MLACTRLCSSTIFSAFRTTPVTAVGHLQRGLSSQTDGEERIASILKDKFPLASKLKVTDISGGCGAMYEIHIESSEFKGKRTVQQHQLVNQALKEEIQGMHGLRIFTNIPKQ from the exons ATGTTGGCCTGTACTCGTCTCTGCAGCAGTACTATATTCAGCGCTTTTCGCACGACTCCG GTAACTGCTGTCGGTCATCTCCAGAGAGGTTTATCCTCGCAGACAGACGGAGAGGAGCGCATCGCAAGCATACTGAAGGACAAGTTTCCTCTGGCCTCCAAGCTCAAAGTGACGGATATATCAG gtgGCTGTGGGGCCATGTATGAGATCCATATAGAATCCAGTGAGTTCAAAGGAAAAAGAACTGTTCAACAGCACCAGCTGGTCAATCAA GCCCTGAAGGAGGAGATCCAAGGCATGCATGGCCTGCGAATCTTCACTAATATCCCAAAGCAGTAA